A single region of the Lotus japonicus ecotype B-129 chromosome 4, LjGifu_v1.2 genome encodes:
- the LOC130715318 gene encoding probable esterase D14L, with the protein MGIVEEAHNVKVLGSGSRFIVLAHGFGTDQSVWKHLVPHLLNDDFRVLLYDNMGAGTTNPDYFDFDRYSTLQGYAYDLLAILEELQVRSCIFVGHSVSGMIGTIASISRPDLFSKLIMVSASPRYLNDVDYFGGFEQEDLDQLFDAMAANYKAWCSGWAPMAIGGDMESVAVQEFSRTLFNMRPDIALSVLQTIFQSDMRQVLSLVTVPCHIIQSKKDLAVPVVVAEYLHQHVGGESIVEVMSTEGHLPQLSSPDIVVPVLLRHICHDIAA; encoded by the exons ATGGGGATAGTGGAAGAAGCTCACAACGTCAAAGTCTTAGGATCAGGTTCAAGGTTCATAGTTCTAGCTCACGGTTTCGGCACCGACCAATCCGTGTGGAAACACCTTGTCCCTCACCTCCTCAACGACGACTTTCGCGTCCTTCTCTATGACAACATGGGAGCTGGAACCACCAATCCTGATTACTTCGATTTTGACCGCTACTCAACCTTACAAGGCTATGCTTATGACTTGCTCGCCATCTTAGAAGAGCTTCAAGTCCGTTCTTGCATCTTTGTTGGTCACTCAGTTTCTGGCATGATTGGTACCATTGCTTCAATTTCTCGTCCTGATCTTTTCTCCAAGCTCATCATGGTTTCAGCTTCGCCCAG GTATTTGAACGATGTAGATTACTTCGGAGGCTTTGAGCAAGAAGATTTGGACCAGTTATTCGATGCCATGGCGGCGAATTACAAAGCATGGTGTTCAGGCTGGGCCCCGATGGCTATCGGAGGAGACATGGAGTCAGTGGCGGTGCAGGAATTCAGCAGAACCTTGTTCAACATGAGGCCAGACATAGCCTTAAGCGTATTGCAGACAATTTTTCAAAGTGACATGAGGCAAGTACTAAGCCTGGTAACTGTGCCATGTCACATCATACAAAGCAAGAAAGACCTGGCGGTTCCGGTAGTGGTGGCGGAGTATCTCCACCAGCATGTTGGCGGTGAGTCTATCGTGGAGGTCATGTCAACGGAGGGGCATTTGCCGCAGCTGAGCTCGCCGGATATTGTTGTTCCGGTGTTGCTTAGACACATTTGCCATGATATTGCAGCTTGA
- the LOC130715080 gene encoding rRNA-processing protein fcf2-like — MPEKKPVVGLTWQPPLPVSSSLKATNGSHIKTQIGASRSTVWKPTSELVDGLFAPPNDPRKLNKLLRKQVKDTAGKNWFNMPAQTITLELQKDLKLLKLRGAIDPKRHYKKGDSKSKTLPKYFQMGTVVDSPLDFFSGRLTKKERRASLADELLADQNLVAYRKRKVREIEEQNKPAGNENWKIKGGSSRKRAKEKRNC, encoded by the exons ATGCCAGAAAAGAAGCCAGTGGTTGGGTTGACATGGCAACCGCCGTTGCCAGTTTCATCTTCATTAAAAGCCACAAATGGATCCCATATAAAAACTCAAATCGGGGCATCAAGAAGCACTGTTTGGAAACCCACTTCAGAGCTGGTTGATGGCCTTTTTGCTCCTCCAAATGATCCTAGAAAATTGAACAAGTTACTGAGAAAACAAGTTAAAGATACTGCTGGGAAAAATTG GTTCAACATGCCGGCTCAAACCATCACCCTTGAGTTGCAGAAAGATCTCAAGTTATTGAAG TTGAGGGGTGCCATTGATCCCAAGCGTCACTACAAGAAGGGTGATTCAAAATCAAAGACACTTCCCAAGTATTTCCAG ATGGGAACAGTTGTAGATTCTCCATTGGACTTCTTCTCAGGAAGATTAACAAAGAAGGAGAGGAGAGCATCATTAGCAGATGAGCTGCTTGCTGATCAAAACCTTGTAGCCTATAG GAAGCGGAAGGTTCGAGAAATCGAAGAACAAAACAAACCAGCTGGGAATGAAAATTGGAAGATTAAAGGCGGGAGTTCCCGGAAGCGAGCAAAAGAAAAGAGGAATTGCTGA